One segment of Trichlorobacter ammonificans DNA contains the following:
- a CDS encoding cation:proton antiporter has protein sequence MHDLGLIMTITGGFTAALLFGYLTQRLGMSPIVGYLLAGIAVGSHTPGFVADRHMAEQFAEIGVILLMFGVGLQFHAKELLEVRRVAIPGAIFQSAVATVLCCLVARLLGWSWSAGIVFGFAVSVASTVVLLRVLVDNNELHTPTGHIAVGWLVVEDIFTVFMMVVLPVLFGAGAAASGGLAAAVGLSTLKIAALVLLTFLAGGRLIPWLLERVAVTRSRELFTLTVLVLALGIAVGSAVLFGVSMALGAFLAGMVVRQSDFSFRAASEALPMRDAFAVLFFVSVGMLFDPAHLLREPVLVGATLAIILLGKPLAALIIVLVLGYSPRVALSVAVALAQIGEFSFILATVGSQLGVLGEVGSQTLVAASIISISLNPLLYKLIGPVENRFKHFRFWQLLEQRARRTVATAQGGGEVLPPVSRDRAIVIGYGPTGRMLVRLLGENGIEPVVVELNLATVRRLKKEGVGVIYGDATLQDTLNNAGVESAAFLILTSAGMQGSEEVIRVARGMNPGLRIIARSTYLRDMSALRRAGADTIFSGEGEIALNMTEHIMRTLGATDEQLDRERERIRTELSGGNVMEEGRQAA, from the coding sequence ATGCACGACCTCGGTTTGATCATGACTATAACCGGCGGTTTTACCGCCGCCCTGTTGTTCGGTTACCTGACCCAGCGCCTGGGGATGTCGCCCATCGTCGGCTACCTGTTGGCCGGCATCGCCGTCGGAAGCCACACCCCGGGCTTTGTCGCCGACCGTCATATGGCGGAGCAGTTCGCCGAAATCGGCGTTATTCTGCTCATGTTCGGCGTTGGCCTGCAGTTTCATGCCAAGGAGCTGCTGGAAGTGCGGCGGGTGGCCATACCGGGCGCCATTTTCCAGAGCGCCGTGGCCACCGTGCTCTGCTGTCTGGTGGCGCGGCTTTTGGGTTGGAGCTGGTCCGCCGGCATCGTGTTCGGTTTTGCCGTGTCGGTGGCCAGTACGGTGGTGCTGCTGCGGGTGCTGGTGGACAACAACGAGCTGCACACCCCCACCGGTCACATCGCCGTGGGGTGGCTGGTGGTGGAGGATATCTTCACCGTATTCATGATGGTGGTGCTGCCGGTGCTGTTCGGCGCCGGTGCGGCCGCCTCGGGCGGTCTGGCCGCGGCGGTGGGGCTCTCCACCCTCAAGATCGCCGCCCTGGTACTGCTGACCTTTCTGGCCGGCGGGCGGCTGATTCCCTGGCTGCTGGAGCGGGTGGCCGTTACCCGCTCGCGGGAACTGTTCACCTTGACCGTGCTGGTGCTGGCACTGGGGATCGCGGTGGGTTCCGCGGTGCTGTTCGGCGTCTCCATGGCCCTGGGAGCCTTTCTGGCCGGCATGGTGGTGCGACAGTCCGATTTCAGCTTCCGGGCCGCTTCCGAGGCGTTGCCGATGCGGGACGCCTTTGCCGTGCTCTTCTTCGTATCGGTGGGAATGCTCTTCGATCCGGCCCACCTGTTACGGGAGCCGGTACTGGTGGGAGCCACCCTGGCCATCATCCTGCTGGGCAAGCCGCTGGCGGCCCTGATCATCGTGCTGGTGCTGGGCTACTCCCCCCGGGTCGCCCTGTCCGTTGCCGTGGCCCTGGCGCAGATCGGCGAATTTTCCTTCATCCTGGCCACGGTGGGAAGCCAGTTGGGGGTGCTGGGGGAAGTGGGGTCCCAGACCCTGGTGGCGGCCTCCATCATCTCCATCAGTTTGAACCCCCTGCTCTACAAGCTGATCGGTCCGGTGGAAAACCGGTTCAAGCATTTCCGCTTCTGGCAGCTGCTGGAGCAGCGGGCCCGCCGCACCGTCGCGACCGCCCAGGGGGGCGGGGAGGTGCTGCCGCCGGTTTCCCGCGACCGCGCCATCGTGATCGGCTACGGCCCCACCGGGCGGATGCTGGTCCGCCTGCTGGGGGAGAACGGTATCGAACCGGTGGTGGTAGAGCTGAATCTTGCCACGGTGCGGCGTTTGAAAAAGGAAGGGGTCGGCGTTATCTACGGTGACGCAACCCTGCAGGATACCTTGAACAATGCAGGAGTGGAGTCCGCAGCCTTTCTGATTCTCACCTCCGCCGGCATGCAGGGGAGCGAAGAGGTCATCCGGGTGGCGCGGGGTATGAATCCCGGCCTGCGCATCATCGCCCGTTCCACCTATCTGCGGGACATGTCGGCCCTGCGCCGGGCCGGTGCCGACACCATCTTCTCCGGCGAGGGAGAGATCGCGCTGAATATGACCGAGCATATCATGCGCACGCTGGGGGCCACCGACGAACAGCTGGACCGCGAGCGGGAGCGGATCCGGACCGAACTGTCCGGCGGTAACGTCATGGAAGAAGGGCGCCAGGCGGCCTGA
- a CDS encoding universal stress protein: MRILLAIDGSPCSKVAVEEVRRRPWPEGSEVRLLTVRSPIEAMLLQEASHLPMPGELIFKQSGWREVDFMNDALARLESSVAGLRVTPILLEGRAKDVILDDAEQWGADLIVVGSHGYGIVRHFLLGSVSLAVALNAPCSVEIVRSRDDRPRGDVPVTATGGGEPG, translated from the coding sequence ATGAGAATTCTGCTTGCCATTGACGGTTCACCGTGCAGCAAGGTAGCGGTTGAAGAGGTACGACGACGGCCCTGGCCCGAGGGAAGCGAGGTGCGGCTTTTGACCGTGCGCTCCCCGATCGAGGCGATGTTGTTGCAGGAAGCATCCCATCTGCCGATGCCGGGAGAACTGATTTTCAAACAGAGCGGCTGGCGGGAGGTGGACTTCATGAACGATGCCCTTGCACGTCTCGAGTCCTCCGTTGCCGGCCTGAGGGTGACGCCGATACTGCTGGAGGGGAGGGCCAAAGACGTCATCCTTGACGATGCCGAGCAGTGGGGAGCCGATCTGATCGTGGTCGGTTCCCACGGCTATGGTATCGTGCGGCACTTTCTGCTCGGCTCCGTGTCGCTGGCGGTGGCACTCAACGCCCCCTGCTCCGTTGAAATCGTGCGGAGCCGGGATGACCGTCCCCGGGGAGACGTCCCCGTGACAGCCACGGGAGGGGGGGA